One genomic window of Brienomyrus brachyistius isolate T26 chromosome 16, BBRACH_0.4, whole genome shotgun sequence includes the following:
- the cpox gene encoding oxygen-dependent coproporphyrinogen-III oxidase, mitochondrial: protein MASLVLCGVSRSGKTAARLFTSYCRSDVSNSMTSYFSLKKAHLTGTLVPRTRCFSNTTCRKFMSHLAKANTQSGRSRKRMFIAAGAAILAGYVTGVMHFLKAEMASVAVGDDEEEDDILQKCKGFMCMPVTDVKVLQQKKGETSTRMEMLIMETQAAFCRALEEVDGGKFKVDRWEREEGGGGVSCVLQDGKVFEKAGVNVSVVFGHLTEEAAKQMRSRGKTFKGVDGKVPFRAMGVSSVIHPKNPHIPTVHFNYRYFEIEEADGSKQWWFGGGTDLTPVYIDQADIVHFHSTLKEACDKHHPKYYAKFKMWCDKYFFIPHRGETRGIGGIFFDDLDSPSQKEAFAFVKSCSKTVVPCYLPIVRKHLNDTFTSQEKDWQQVRRGRYVEFNLVYDRGVKFGLATPGSRIESILMSLPLTARWEYMHEPAKGSREAQMLEVLRSPKQWVS, encoded by the exons ATGGCTTCTTTAGTTCTGTGCGGCGTGAGTAGATCGGGTAAGACGGCAGCGAGACTATTTACGTCGTACTGCAGATCTGATGTATCGAACTCTATGACTTCTTACTTTAGTTTGAAGAAAGCGCATTTGACAGGCACGTTAGTCCCACGTACTCGCTGTTTCTCTAACACTACATGCAGGAAATTCATGTCTCATCTGGCAAAagcaaacacacaaagtggacgCTCCAGGAAACGCATGTTTATCGCAGCAGGCGCCGCGATCCTGGCTGGCTACGTGACCGGCGTCATGCACTTTCTGAAAGCAGAAATGGCATCAGTTGCAGTCGGAGACGATGAAGAGGAGGACGATATTCTGCAGAAATGCAAAGGTTTCATGTGTATGCCTGTCACTGACGTTAAAGTCCTGCAGCAGAAGAAAGGCGAGACTAGCACCAGGATGGAGATGCTGATCATGGAGACACAGGCTGCGTTTTGCAGGGCGCTGGAGGAAGTGGACGGCGGAAAGTTCAAAGTGGACCGCTGGGAACGAGAAGAAG GCGGCGGTGGTGTCAGCTGTGTCCTGCAGGACGGCAAGGTGTTTGAGAAGGCGGGAGTGAATGTGTCCGTGGTGTTCGGCCACCTGACGGAGGAGGCGGCCAAGCAAATGCGCAGCCGGGGGAAGACGTTCAAGGGGGTGGACG GGAAGGTGCCGTTCCGGGCCATGGGTGTCAGCTCAGTTATCCACCCCAAGAATCCGCACATTCCCACTGTACACTTCAACTACAGATACTTTGAGATTGAGGAAGCGGATG GGTCCAAGCAGTGGTGGTTTGGAGGGGGGACGGACCTGACGCCCGTCTATATCGACCAGGCCGACATCGTGCACTTTCACAGCACCTTGAAGGAAGCCTGTGACAAACATCACCCCAAGTACTACGCCAAATTCAAAATGTG GTGTGACAAGTACTTCTTCATCCCTCACCGCGGCGAGACGCGCGGAATTGGCGGAATCTTTTTCGACGACCTGGACTCTCCCAGTCAGAAGGAGGCTTTTGCATTCGTGAAGAGCTGCTCTAAAACTGTGGTCCCCTGCTATCTGCCCATTGTACGCAAACACCTGAATGACACCTTCACCAGCCAGGAGAAGGACTGGCAGCAAGTGCGACGCGGAAG GTATGTGGAGTTTAACCTTGTCTACGACAGGGGTGTGAAGTTCGGCTTGGCCACTCCTGGTTCCAGGATTGAGAGCATCCTGATGTCCCTCCCTCTCACAGCCAG GTGGGAGTACATGCACGAACCAGCCAAAGGGTCCCGTGAAGCGCAGATGCTAGAAGTGCTGCGCAGCCCCAAGCAGTGGGTCTCCTGA
- the mettl21e gene encoding methyltransferase like 21e encodes MDMDASLQNPAGECTEDEELAFAIMERRFRPSLITTTAWEGYRFAGLEIRITESTDCYGAVLWPSALVLCHFLDTHREEYDMMDKNVIELGAGTGLVSIVTSLLGAKVTSTDLPDVLGNLEYNVRCNTRGRCRHPANVTELSWGQQLETRFPRASCRFDYILAADVVYAHPHLDELMDTFEHLCQNQTIILWAMRFRLDPENSFVDRFQKRFCVELLYDLPSLRIKLYRAVKKKAESNA; translated from the exons ATGGATATGGATGCCTCACTGCAGAATCCCGCAGGGGAAT GCACTGAGGATGAGGAGCTGGCATTCGCCATCATGGAGAGACGTTTCCGTCCCTCACTCATCACCACGACAGCTTGGGAGGGGTACCGCTTTGCTGGCCTGGAGATCCGCATCACAGAGTCCACAGATTGTTACGGAGCTGTGCTGTGGCCCTCA GCCCTGGTTCTCTGCCACTTCCTGGACACACACCGTGAAGAATACGATATGATGGACAAGAATGTCATTGAGCTTGGTGCTGGCACTGGATTGGTCTCCATTGTGACCAGCTTACTGG GAGCTAAAGTGACTTCTACTGACCTGCCTGATGTTCTTGGGAACTTGGAGTACAATGTGAGGTGTAACACAAGAGGGCGCTGCAGGCACCCAGCAAATGTGACGGAGCTCTCTTGGGGACAGCAACTGGAGACGCGCTTTCCTCGCGCCTCTTGCCGTTTCGACTATATCCTGGCTGCGGATGTGGTCTATGCCCACCCCCACCTGGACGAGCTGATGGACACCTTcgagcacctgtgtcagaaccAGACCATAATTCTTTGGGCCATGCGGTTTCGGCTTGACCCGGAGAACAGCTTTGTTGACCGCTTTCAGAAAAGGTTTTGTGTGGAGCTCTTGTACGACCTGCCATCGCTGCGCATCAAGCTGTACCGAGCTGTGAAGAAAAAAGCCGAGTCTAACGCATGA
- the ccdc181 gene encoding coiled-coil domain-containing protein 181 isoform X1 produces the protein MWDVQGVATWEKMSEELQRGVKAAESQDNYEDDFEKDLDWLIEEEARSEDQEQGYEDIEAEIDKELEEEEKREWSQKEEEQSSEGGESERDQRVEREGERERWPSPMEPLGDVPHGDCSHGDSLPLSADMEEEEEKLDDEKKYVLEKIQQANRQLQKQSSPNQDRQRRLQFKDTLVDLVVPPLEYERDTEEQDVSERMSELHISSMQAGPTGAKEGRVLVEKDGKFDLVSLREVESQGLLPLLSSPPGNEPNSPRRSQHFLGHSRGSAPYTTIGSGPHHAPKPPSRSRNRPSSAGNTQQTIAVKRRVQSANSNGSCSTSTLSLQQKDLQVKLQRKRERLHREEQQRKQVEEEQRQQENERAFRAWLSRKREQLHEERRLQRAQELERMSCKRELSSPHETFELWLQRKQEQQEKQRQLDDMRRLEEESTYSVHNRDDCERAFKLWLKKKRLEKRAEQQAARERSRRMVMEARRARRTQDLLCSVGDTRNMRFTDRCSYRF, from the exons ATGTGGGACGTCCAGGGTGTGGCCACAT GGGAGAAGATGAGCGAAGAGCTGCAGCGTGGTGTAAAAGCTGCTGAATCGCAGGATAACTATGAGGATGACTTTGAGAAAGATCTGGACTGGCTGATAGAGGAGGAAGCAAGGAGTGAAGACCAA GAGCAAGGATATGAGGACATTGAGGCTGAAATAGACAAAGAACTAGAGGAGGAAGAGAAGAGAGAATGGAGCCAAAAGGAGGAAGAACAGTCATCGGAGggaggagagagtgagagagaccaAAGGgtggagagggagggggagagggagaggtgGCCCTCCCCTATGGAGCCCCTAGGCGATGTCCCACACGGAGACTGCTCCCATGGGGACTCGCTCCCTCTTTCAGCTgacatggaggaggaggaggagaagctgGACGATGAGAAGAAGTATGTTCTGGAGAAGATCCAGCAGGCTAACCGGCAGCTGCAGAAGCAGAGCTCCCCCAACCAGGACCGGCAGAGACGGCTGCAGTTCAAAGACACCCTGGTGGACCTGGTGGTGCCTCCTCTGGAGTACGAGAGGGACACAGAGGAGCAGGACGTTTCTGAGAGGATGTCGGAGCTGCACATCTCCAGCATGCAGGCCGGGCCCACCGGAGCGAAGGAGGGCCGTGTTCTGGTTGAGAAGGACGGCAAGTTTGACTTGGTCAGTCTGAGGGAGGTGGAGAGTCAGGGGCTGCTGCCGCTGCTGTCCAGCCCCCCCGGCAATGAACCAAACTCCCCCCGGCGCAGCCAGCATTTCCTCGGCCATAGCAGGGGCTCAGCACCATATACCacgataggctctggacctcaCCACGCCCCTAAACCCCCATCTCGGTCCAGGAACCGACCCAGTTCAGCAGGCAACACTCAACAGACGATAGCAGTGAAGCGTAGAGTGCAGTCGGCTAACAGCAATGGCTCCTGCTCTACCTCCACCCTCTCACTGCAGCAGAAGGACCTGCAAGTGAAACTCCAGCGTAAGAGAGAGAGGCTGCACAGAGAG GAGCAACAGCGGAAGCAGGTAGAGGAGGagcagaggcagcaggagaatGAGCGCGCCTTCCGGGCCTGGCTGTCCAGAAAGAGGGAGCAGCTGCATGAGGAGCGACGCCTTCAGAGGGCCCAGGAGTTAGAGAGGATGAGCTGCAAG AGGGAGCTCTCCAGCCCCCATGAGACCTTTGAACTTTGGCTGCAGCGCAAACAGGAGCAGCAGGAGAAGCAGCGGCAGCTGGACGACATGAGGAggctggaggaggagagcacttACTCCGTGCATAATCGTGACGATTGTGAGAGGGCCTTCAAACT GTGGCTGAAGAAGAAACGGTTGGAGAAGAGAGCGGAACAGCAGGCAGCTCGTGAGCGCTCCCGCAGGATGGTGATGGAAGCGCGGCGGGCACGGCGCACCCAGGATCTGCTCTGCTCCGTTGGTGACACACGGAACATGCGTTTCACCGACCGCTGCAGCTATCGCTTCTGA
- the prrg1 gene encoding transmembrane gamma-carboxyglutamic acid protein 1 — MANVFLSAETANGLLRRLPRANSLLEEIKQGNIQRECREEICSYEEAREAFENDDKTRRFWEEYVRESNGPGGLDVSGIQSLYLILPLVVGLLLVVVVMVAVWKCQSRKHLQRGSAYGNSQRDPNLSHVNLDPHNRGYQPELSPNLAPPPGQSSVGDPPPSYEEAVGQSDVRVHVEPPPQYEDIVTRSSEIHVK; from the exons TGTTCCTGTCAGCAGAGACAGCCAATGGCTTGCTCCGGAGGCTGCCCAGGGCTAACAGTCTGCTGGAGGAGATTAAGCAGGGCAACATCCAGAGGGAATGCCGAGAGGAGATCTGCTCCTACGAGGAGGCGCGGGAGGCCTTTGAGAACGATGACAAAACC AGGAGATTCTGGGAAGAGTATGTCCGCGAGAGCAACGGCCCAGGGGGCCTGGATGTGTCCGGGATTCAGTCCCTCTACCTGATCCTGCCCTTGGTGGTGGGACTGCTGCTCGTTGTTGTGGTGATGGTTGCAGTGTGGAAATGCCAGTCACGCAAGCACCTCCAGAGAGGCTCGGCCTACGGGAACTCCCAAAGAGACCCTAACTTGTCCCATGTGAACTTAGACCCACATAATCGGGGTTACCAGCCAGAGCTCAGCCCAAACTTAGCACCACCGCCTGGGCAGTCGAGTGTTGGGGACCCACCCCCATCCTATGAGGAGGCCGTGGGGCAATCGGATGTACGTGTCCATGTGGAGCCTCCCCCCCAGTATGAGGACATTGTCACCAGGAGCTCAGAAATCCATGTGAAGTGA
- the ccdc181 gene encoding coiled-coil domain-containing protein 181 isoform X2: protein MSEELQRGVKAAESQDNYEDDFEKDLDWLIEEEARSEDQEQGYEDIEAEIDKELEEEEKREWSQKEEEQSSEGGESERDQRVEREGERERWPSPMEPLGDVPHGDCSHGDSLPLSADMEEEEEKLDDEKKYVLEKIQQANRQLQKQSSPNQDRQRRLQFKDTLVDLVVPPLEYERDTEEQDVSERMSELHISSMQAGPTGAKEGRVLVEKDGKFDLVSLREVESQGLLPLLSSPPGNEPNSPRRSQHFLGHSRGSAPYTTIGSGPHHAPKPPSRSRNRPSSAGNTQQTIAVKRRVQSANSNGSCSTSTLSLQQKDLQVKLQRKRERLHREEQQRKQVEEEQRQQENERAFRAWLSRKREQLHEERRLQRAQELERMSCKRELSSPHETFELWLQRKQEQQEKQRQLDDMRRLEEESTYSVHNRDDCERAFKLWLKKKRLEKRAEQQAARERSRRMVMEARRARRTQDLLCSVGDTRNMRFTDRCSYRF from the exons ATGAGCGAAGAGCTGCAGCGTGGTGTAAAAGCTGCTGAATCGCAGGATAACTATGAGGATGACTTTGAGAAAGATCTGGACTGGCTGATAGAGGAGGAAGCAAGGAGTGAAGACCAA GAGCAAGGATATGAGGACATTGAGGCTGAAATAGACAAAGAACTAGAGGAGGAAGAGAAGAGAGAATGGAGCCAAAAGGAGGAAGAACAGTCATCGGAGggaggagagagtgagagagaccaAAGGgtggagagggagggggagagggagaggtgGCCCTCCCCTATGGAGCCCCTAGGCGATGTCCCACACGGAGACTGCTCCCATGGGGACTCGCTCCCTCTTTCAGCTgacatggaggaggaggaggagaagctgGACGATGAGAAGAAGTATGTTCTGGAGAAGATCCAGCAGGCTAACCGGCAGCTGCAGAAGCAGAGCTCCCCCAACCAGGACCGGCAGAGACGGCTGCAGTTCAAAGACACCCTGGTGGACCTGGTGGTGCCTCCTCTGGAGTACGAGAGGGACACAGAGGAGCAGGACGTTTCTGAGAGGATGTCGGAGCTGCACATCTCCAGCATGCAGGCCGGGCCCACCGGAGCGAAGGAGGGCCGTGTTCTGGTTGAGAAGGACGGCAAGTTTGACTTGGTCAGTCTGAGGGAGGTGGAGAGTCAGGGGCTGCTGCCGCTGCTGTCCAGCCCCCCCGGCAATGAACCAAACTCCCCCCGGCGCAGCCAGCATTTCCTCGGCCATAGCAGGGGCTCAGCACCATATACCacgataggctctggacctcaCCACGCCCCTAAACCCCCATCTCGGTCCAGGAACCGACCCAGTTCAGCAGGCAACACTCAACAGACGATAGCAGTGAAGCGTAGAGTGCAGTCGGCTAACAGCAATGGCTCCTGCTCTACCTCCACCCTCTCACTGCAGCAGAAGGACCTGCAAGTGAAACTCCAGCGTAAGAGAGAGAGGCTGCACAGAGAG GAGCAACAGCGGAAGCAGGTAGAGGAGGagcagaggcagcaggagaatGAGCGCGCCTTCCGGGCCTGGCTGTCCAGAAAGAGGGAGCAGCTGCATGAGGAGCGACGCCTTCAGAGGGCCCAGGAGTTAGAGAGGATGAGCTGCAAG AGGGAGCTCTCCAGCCCCCATGAGACCTTTGAACTTTGGCTGCAGCGCAAACAGGAGCAGCAGGAGAAGCAGCGGCAGCTGGACGACATGAGGAggctggaggaggagagcacttACTCCGTGCATAATCGTGACGATTGTGAGAGGGCCTTCAAACT GTGGCTGAAGAAGAAACGGTTGGAGAAGAGAGCGGAACAGCAGGCAGCTCGTGAGCGCTCCCGCAGGATGGTGATGGAAGCGCGGCGGGCACGGCGCACCCAGGATCTGCTCTGCTCCGTTGGTGACACACGGAACATGCGTTTCACCGACCGCTGCAGCTATCGCTTCTGA